In Ailuropoda melanoleuca isolate Jingjing chromosome 7, ASM200744v2, whole genome shotgun sequence, one genomic interval encodes:
- the AQP3 gene encoding aquaporin-3 isoform X2, with translation MGRQKELVSRCGEMLHIRYRLLRQALAECLGTLILVMFGCGSVAQVVLSRGTHGGFLTINLAFGFAVTLGILVAGQVSGAHLNPAVTFAMCFLAREPWIKLPVYALAQTLGAFLGAGIVFGLYYDAIWDFAKNELVVSGPNGTAGIFATYPSGHLDMVNGFFDQDRPPLVVGAHRLSAPGLHCGCLRVPAHDRLPPGAAAALQRAGECEAGPREAQGADLSGQGPPPWSIHRLCRGCSLEAFMAPSQTEKLLVYSHSSGQPPWGFSPRPSPNRTLGHCLQSVVGQGAGPTYPLFPQKRERAVGV, from the exons TGCTCCACATCCGTTACCGGCTGCTTCGCCAGGCTCTGGCTGAGTGCCTTGGGACCCTCATCCTCGTG ATGTTTGGCTGTGGCTCCGTGGCCCAGGTGGTGCTCAGCCGGGGCACCCATGGTGGTTTCCTCACCATCAACCTAGCCTTCGGCTTTGCTGTCACCCTGGGCATCCTTGTGGCTGGCCAGGTCTCTG ggGCCCACCTGAACCCTGCTGTGACCTTTGCCATGTGTTTCTTGGCGCGGGAGCCCTGGATCAAGCTGCCCGTCTACGCCTTGGCTCAGACGCTGGGAGCCTTCTTGGGTGCTGGGATTGTTTTTGGGCTGTATTATG ATGCAATCTGGGACTTTGCCAAGAATGAGCTTGTAGTCTCGGGCCCCAATGGCACAGCGGGCATCTTTGCCACCTACCCCTCTGGACACTTGGACATGGTCAATGGATTCTTCGACCAG GACCGGCCGCCACTGGTGGTGGGTGCCCATCGTCTCTCCGCTCCTGGGCTCCATTGCGGGTGTCTTCGTGTACCAGCTCATGATCGGCTGCCACCTGGAGCAGCCGCCGCCCTCCAACGAGCAGGAGAATGTGAAGCTGGCCCACGTGAAGCACAAGGAGCAGATCTGAGTGGGCAGGGGCCCCCTCCCTGGAGCATCCACAGACTGTGCAGGGGCTGCTCCCTAGAAGCCTTCATGGCCCCCTCCCAGACTGAGAAGCTCCTTGTCTACTCCCACTCCAGTGGACAGCCCCCTTGGGGATTCTCCCCAAGGCCCTCCCCAAATAGGACCTTAGGACACTGTCTTCAATCTGTGGTGGGACAGGGAGCAGGGCCAACATACCCTTTGTTTCCCCAAAAAAGAGAACGAGCAGTgggtgtgtga
- the AQP3 gene encoding aquaporin-3 isoform X1, producing MGRQKELVSRCGEMLHIRYRLLRQALAECLGTLILVMFGCGSVAQVVLSRGTHGGFLTINLAFGFAVTLGILVAGQVSGAHLNPAVTFAMCFLAREPWIKLPVYALAQTLGAFLGAGIVFGLYYDAIWDFAKNELVVSGPNGTAGIFATYPSGHLDMVNGFFDQFIGTASLIVCVLAIVDPYNNPVPRGLEAFTVGLVVLVIGTSMGFNSGYAVNPARDFGPRLFTAIAGWGSEVFTTGRHWWWVPIVSPLLGSIAGVFVYQLMIGCHLEQPPPSNEQENVKLAHVKHKEQI from the exons TGCTCCACATCCGTTACCGGCTGCTTCGCCAGGCTCTGGCTGAGTGCCTTGGGACCCTCATCCTCGTG ATGTTTGGCTGTGGCTCCGTGGCCCAGGTGGTGCTCAGCCGGGGCACCCATGGTGGTTTCCTCACCATCAACCTAGCCTTCGGCTTTGCTGTCACCCTGGGCATCCTTGTGGCTGGCCAGGTCTCTG ggGCCCACCTGAACCCTGCTGTGACCTTTGCCATGTGTTTCTTGGCGCGGGAGCCCTGGATCAAGCTGCCCGTCTACGCCTTGGCTCAGACGCTGGGAGCCTTCTTGGGTGCTGGGATTGTTTTTGGGCTGTATTATG ATGCAATCTGGGACTTTGCCAAGAATGAGCTTGTAGTCTCGGGCCCCAATGGCACAGCGGGCATCTTTGCCACCTACCCCTCTGGACACTTGGACATGGTCAATGGATTCTTCGACCAG TTCATTGGCACCGCCTCCCTCATCGTGTGTGTGCTGGCCATTGTTGACCCCTACAACAACCCCGTCCCCCGAGGCCTGGAGGCCTTCACTGTGGGCCTGGTGGTCTTGGTTATCGGCACCTCCATGGGTTTCAACTCTGGCTACGCCGTCAATCCCGCCCGGGACTTTGGTCCCCGCCTTTTCACCGCCATTGCTGGCTGGGGCTCCGAAGTCTTCAC GACCGGCCGCCACTGGTGGTGGGTGCCCATCGTCTCTCCGCTCCTGGGCTCCATTGCGGGTGTCTTCGTGTACCAGCTCATGATCGGCTGCCACCTGGAGCAGCCGCCGCCCTCCAACGAGCAGGAGAATGTGAAGCTGGCCCACGTGAAGCACAAGGAGCAGATCTGA